A window of Halovivax gelatinilyticus genomic DNA:
CGCGTTCGTTCATCGTGTCAAATTTCGTTGGTAGCGTGTTCGATGTCGCGTTCTCGTCCGCTCCAACCGCCCGTTCGGCCGGGAACCCATCCCGTAACCGACGAGGCGGTCTCGGAACGCTGGTCCGCCCGCTCGTCCCGCTCGAATTACAGGTATCCACCTTCCTCAAGTTCGTCTCTCGCCGCGTCGAGATCCTCCGTGTACTCGCGAACGTCGGGATTGTGCCAGGTCTCGACGGCCGGCGAAATCGGCGAGTGCGTCACCGTTCCCATCCCGCCCCGGATCGTCTCGACGAAATCCTCCTTCGGGACGCAGTAGGAGATGGCACGGCGGATGTGGACGTCGTCCATGTGGTCGCGACGCATGTTGTACGAGAGTTTCGCGTGTCCGACCGCGTCGAAGCTCGCGAGGTCGACGTGGTCTGCGTCTCGCAATCGTTCGAGCTGGGTCACGGTCGGATCCTGGCCGGCCATGTCCAGATCACCCGTTTCGATCTCGTCCATGATCGTCGCCTCGTCTCCCGGTACGCGGATGAGCCGCCCGATGTTCGGCGGCTGGAAGTGGTCGTCGTACCGGTCTAGTTGGAGCTCGACTTCGCGTTCCCAGTCGACGAACTCGTAGGGCCCGCTACCGACGTACTCGTCGTCGGTGTACTCCGTGGGATCGTCGACGTCACCCCAGACGTGCTCCGGGAAGACGTAGATCTGTGCCAGCGCGTTTCGCTCGAACGTCGCGTCCGGTTCGCTGAGATAGAACGTGACCTCCTGGCCATCGATCTCCATCTCTTCGATCGGGTCTAAGTACACCGAGTACGTCGGCGAGTATTCGCCGAAGAGTTCGTAGGAGAACACGACGTCTTCGGGCGTGACCGGCTCTCCGTCGTGGAACTCGTGATCGTCTCTGATCTCGACGGTAAATTCCGTCCCGTCGTCGGAGATTTCCGGTTCGTCCGTCGCGATCCAGGGCATCGGATCGCCGACGTCGTCGAACCGGTAGAGCTGGTCGTAGATGAGCCGGATGAACTGCCGGTCCGGCGTCGCCATGTCCTGCATCGGATTCAGCGAGATGATGTCGGCGGAGTAGCCGAAGGTGACCTGGTCGACGCCGTCGGCCGGCTGGGCGTCCATGAAGTTCCAGAAGCCGTTGAGCCCTTCACCGAGCGTCGCGTTGACGCTCTCTAACGTTTCGGTGTTCCACGGGTGGTCGCCACCTTCGTTCGCGATGTAACAGCGCGGCTGGTCTTCGGCGAGGATCTCCTGAGCTTCGAAGACGAGTTCTTGTCGAGCCTCCTGGTCGGTCTCTTGTGCCTGTGCCTCCGCGATCTCGTCGTACTCCGGATTCTCGTATCCAGGTGTATTACGACCACCGGGATCGGTGAAATCCGAGTGGTGCATGTCCATGAGGAAGATGTGCGGGTCGATTCGTTCGGGGGTCCCACCCCAGCCCAGCAACGAGATGTCGTAGTCCCGGTCGCCGAATAGCTGATCGACGTGTGGATCGAACGGTAACTCCTCTACGTCGACGTCGAACCCGACTTCTTCCATGTTCTCCGCGATGAGGTGACCGATTTCGTTCCGGTCGGGATTCGCTCCCGACGTCGGAATGATGAACTGTAGCTCATCGACGCCCTCTAACTCGTCGTCGTCTCCGAACCCGATGCATCCCGCCATCGCCGACATGCCGATAGCACCACTGGCACCAACCGCGCGCAGGTATGACCGCCGCGAATGTGAACGCATGTGTATTGGCATCAACCCACATTATATAATACTATTGCAGATTTTCATGAATATCCAGCCATTTATGATGGCCGAATATTACATGAGTTTTACACAGCGATGAAGTTCTTCATAAATTGGTAAATTTTGTGAGCGTTGGGTGCAATATGGCACCACAGCGAACGAGGAGGCGAGACAAAACGTCGCCTATCCACCGTCGAATCCGACGAATCGAGCTATGCTTCGTGAATTCGCTCGCCGCGGTTCAACCGCGTCGCGATCGAGAACGTCTGTTCGGCCTCGCGTCGCGTCGGGGTGTGAGCAGCGACGTACCTGGCGGTCGCGATCAACGGGAGTCGACGGTCTCCCTCCGTCTCTGCGAGATCGTGTTGAGCGAACGCCGCCTCGACGTTCTGCAGCGTGTGGAACCCGGCGTCCTCGCGGAGGAGACCGTGGCCGAGCGTCCGCTTCAGATCGGTAACGTCGCCCCCGCAGTCGACGTGTTCGGCGACGAGTCGACCGGCCTCGTTCACCGCACCCTCCTCGTCGAACGTGTCGAGGAGATCCGCACGGATCGTCTCCGGGTCGCGACCCGTCTCGTTGTCGCCGGGTTCCGGAATCGGCGCCGGCGGCGCGTTCAAGAAGCGATCGAGGTAGACGCTCATCGCCGCGTCGAACACGCCGCGGTAGAGCCCGACGGCGTCGGTCCGCCGGGTCGCCCGGTGAACCGCGTTCGCGTACGTGAACGTGTGGTGGACGGTGTTCCAGTCGGAGAACTCGTTCGCCGTGGCGAACCGCGCGACGCGGGTCGCGGCCGCCCTGGCCACCGCCGCGGCGAGCGCCTCGGCGTCGGCCCCCTCGCCGATCGCCGTCGCGAGCGCGTCGACGATTCGTTCGGGGTCGTCACCAAGCAGCGCTTCGTGGAAGTCGTCCGGTTGCGACCACGCCTCTCCGTCGCCGTCAGCCATCAGCGCCTCGACGCCAGCGGTGTCCATCACGTCCTCACCGTAGACGTCGGCGAGCAATTCGACGAGGTCGACCGGCCGCCGCCAGGACGACGTCTCGTCGCTGCGCGTCGCCGTCGCCAGCGGCTCGACGAGCGAGGCGAGCGTATCCGCGACGAGCCCGTCGCCCGCGGCGGTCGCTCCCGGCTCGGTTCCACGACCGCCGTCCGGCCAGCCCACCGCGTCGAGGCTCTCGAAGGCCTTGTTGGCGAAGTCGAGCGTGTGACCGGTCGAGAGGTACGGATGATCCGTCGCCGCCGTGAAGACCAGGTCGGCCAGGGCGGCGTCGTCGTAGCCGGCCGCGACGGCCGTCCGGAGACAGCGCTCGGCGCCGTCGACGTCCCTGACCTCGATGCAGTCGCGAAACCATGATCGAAGCCGGTCGAGCGACGGTTCGCTCGTCGAAAAGGACGGCTGATCGAAGTGGGGCGCCTCGCCGGCGCAGTCGCTCGCGACGTGGCGCACGCCCGTGAAGAGCGCCCGTTTTCTATCCTCGGGGTCGAGCGTCTCGAGCAGGTTCGCCATACAGCCGAGGATCGTCAGTCCCGACGACCAGCCCGTTTCGCGGTAGGTCGTCCCGAACGCGAGCGTCGAGGCGATCGGCTCTCGCGGATCGACGCCGGCGTCTGTCAATCCGATCGTCGATTTGGCGACGACGAGCCGGAGGTTCTCTTCCATCCCGCTCTCGAGGCGGTCCGCCCAGTGGTCGGCCGGTGGTCGTTCAAGCGGCGGATCCGGATCGACGTGGACGGTTCCGTCGCGGACCAAGACCGGATACGTCCGAACGTCGTCAGCCCACGGATCGAAGGTGTCCCCGCAGGAGAGTTCGAACCGTGCGTGGTGCCAGTGGCAGGTGAGGATTCCGTCCTCGACGGTCCCATCCGAGAGTGGAAAGCCCATGTGCGGACACCGGTTGTCCACCGCCCGAACCTCGCCCTCGTGGTGAAAGAGCGCGATCGCCGTTCCCTCGGGCGTGACGAGTTTTCGGCCCTCGGCTTCTAATTCGACCGCGTCCGCAACCGGGACGTACCGATCGTCCCCGGTTTCGCTCGAGTCGGTTGCCATGTGACGAACCAGCACGGAGAGGTACAAAATCGTTCCCTGAAACGGTTTTTTGTCTATGATTTGATAGGCGGCAGTCGATCATCCCTCGCTCGGGAAGCGACCGAATCCGTGCGATCGGTTCTCGGCAGAAACGATGGCACAACGGTGTGTACCAGCTGCCCTTCGTCAATTCAGCGCCGAGCTGCCAGACCGGCACGTATCGCCCCGTCCGCCACCGCGACCGTCGAATACCACCGGTCGACCGAGTTCGCGGGTATCCCGGCGCCGACTCGATCGGCGGGTTCGCAGGGTCGAACCGGCAACAGCGTTCGTCGTGGTACCTGAAACACTCGTGCCCGCGCCAGCGTCCATATCCAGAGAATCGTCGATCAAGATCTCGCGGCCTAGGCCACCTGTGCGACGGTGTATCCGGCGCGTCTGATATCCGCCATCAGTTCCTCGGCGTGCTCGTGACCGCGCACCTCCAGGTCGAGTTCGACCTCCGCGTCACTGAGTTCGATGTCGCGCGAGGTTCGGTCGTGGTGGATCGAGTAAATGTTCGCGCCGTGAGAGCTGGCGATCGCGAGCAGTTCCTCCAGCGAACCGGGCCGATCCTTGAGGACGGTTCGGATCTTGAGATACCGGCCCATCTCGACCAGCCCGCGCATGATGACCGTCGTCAGGGTGTTCATGTCGACGTTGCCGCCCGACAGCAGCGGAACGATCACCTCGTCGTCTGCATACTCGAACCGCTCGAAGATGGTCGCCGCCAGGCCGACGGCCCCGGCCCCCTCGACGAGCGTCTTCGACCGTTCGAGCAGGTAGACCATCGTGACCGCGATTTCCGCGTCGGAGACGGTGACGACCTCGTCGACGTACTCGCGGATGTGAGCGAACGTGCGCTCGCCGATCGAGCGCGTCGCGATGCCGTCGGCGATCGTCTCGACGCCGTCGATCGTGACTCGCTCGCCCTTCTGGAGCGATGGCGCGGCGCTCGAGGCGCCCTCCGCCTGGACCCCGACGACGCGGACGTCGGGATCGATGCCCTTGACCGCGGCGGCTATTCCGCTGATCAACCCGCCGCCACCGATCGGGACGACGACCGTGTCGACGTCCGGACACGCTTCGACGATCTCGAGGCCGATCGTTCCCTGGCCGGCCATCACGGCCTCGTCGTCGAAGGCGTGGACGTAGGTTCGGTCCTGCTCGCGTTCGATCTCGTGAGCCTTCTCGGCGGCCGCGTCGTAGTTGGGACCGAAGAGGACGACCTCCGCGCCGTAGTTTCGGGTGGCCTTGACCTTCGCCGTCGGCGCGTGCTCGGGCATGACGATCGTCGAGTCGACCCCGACGCGCGTCGCCGCCAGCGCGACGCCCTGAGCGTGATTTCCCGCGCTCGCGGCGACGACGCCGCGAGCTTTCTCCGCCTCCGAGAGGGTTGCGATCCGGTTCGTCGCCCCGCGAATCTTGAACGCACCCGTCCGCTGGAAGTTCTCGAGTTTGAGGTGGACCTCCGCGCCCGTCATGGCGCTGTAGGTGTGTGAGTACTCGAGCGGGGTCTCGCGCGCCGTCTGCGCGACGCGGTCCCTGGCGGCCTCGACGGTCTCGAGATCGAGCATGCGAGAGGCTACTCAGGGGGTCGATTTAAGGATTGTAGTCGAGTGCGGCCGTTCGAACGGCGGCCCACCCGGGTGTGACAGGTGCCGGGGTCGACTCGAAAGGGAATACACGGATGCACGGCGCGTGACGTGCAATCGTACTCGGGCGGGGATAGCACATAAACGTAGGGAAGGCGGAGTGAAAGTGAAAACGATAGACTGCGGCGAGGTGAAATCGCCGTCAGACGGCAGGCAGACGGACGTCATTCGGCGGGTTCGTCGCGAACCGGGCGGCGCATCACGTCCGGTCGACGATCTCCGAGACGTCAACCCGCGACGGTCTCCGAGGCGTCAACCCGATTTGTCGGTAACGTGCACGCGAGACGGGCCGACGTGCGTTCGAACGCGATCTTCGAACGATCCGGAACCCGGCCACGTGCCGGGTGCGTCGAGTCGGCCGGGATCGCCGACGTAACACCAGACGGCGTCCGACGCGACCGAGGGGTGGTCTGCGGTGACGGGGACTCGAACGTACAGTCCGCGGTCGACGCCCTCGTAGGCGTCGAGCGCGCCGAGGCCGGTCTCGTCGACCGCGAGCAACCGGCCGTCGGTCGATCCTCCCGGTACGAGCGTCGGATACTCGCCGTCGACGCGATCGAGTCCCGAAAGCGCGGCCGATCCGCGAAATTCGTACCGCCCTGGGCCGACGACGGCCGCCGCCCGGTCCGGATCGGTCAGCGTGCCGTAGACGAAGACGATGGGATCGCCAGCGGGTGATCGTTCGGGTGTCACGGGTTTCGTTTCGCGGGCGAACGCCTTTCCGTTATCGGGACGCTTTAGCTCCGGCCGGAATTTCGATTCGTATGCGCAACGTCGGCGTTCGCTCGCGGACGCTCGCCGTCTGGTGGCGAGTGCTGCGACTCGCGTGGCCGATCATGGCCGAGCAGACGACGCGAACGCTGATGCGGACGGTCGACATTCTGGTGACGGCCGCGTTCTCGCCGGCGGCGATCGCCGCGATCGGCCTCGCCGACCTCTACGCCAGACTGCCGCTTCGAATCGGCCTCGGCCTCGGCGGCGGGGCGATCGCGCTGTCGAGTCAGGACACCGGTGCCGGCGCGACGCGAACGCGCGACGAAGCCATCACGCAGGCCATCGCGATCGGTGCCCTCGCCGGAATCCCGTTCGTGATCCTCGGCTTCCTGCTGAGCGACGTCGCGATCGAGATTCTGGGTGCCGAGTCGGACGTCGTCCGGTACGGCTCGCTCTACCTGATGATCATCATGGCGACGGCACCGGCTCGCCACGTCGGCCTGATCGCCGCCCGCGCGCTGCAAGGAACCGGCGACACGGTGACGCCGATGGTCGTCAACGTGATCGCGAACCTGGCCAACGTGTCTGGCTCGGTCGTGCTCGGGCTGGGCCTTCTCGGCGCGCCGCGACTCGAGATCGTCGGCGTCGGCATCGCGACGGCAGTCGCGAACGTCTTTACCGCCGTCGTCCTGATCGTCGTCATCGCGAGTCCGTACCGGCAGGGATCGTTCGTCAGGCCGACCGACGGGGTGATCACGAAACAGCTGGTGGCCGTCAGCACCCCGCGAGTGGCAGAGGGGCTGGTCGCGACGGCGATCGAGTTCCCGTTCAACGCGCTGTTGCTCGCCCTGGGAACCGAGGTAAACGCCGGCTACCAGGTCGGGCGGCGCGTCTACCAGCAGATCACGAGCCCGCTGGGGCGCGGGTACAACGTCGCGGCGAGCATCGTCATCGGCCAGTCTCTCGGCGCCGGCGAACCGGCGAAGGCACGGTTCGAAGGGTGGGCGATCGCGGGCCTCGGGCTCGCGACGGTCGGGGTGATCGGCCTCGCACTCGCGTGGTTCGCGCCGGAATTCGTCGCCATCTTCGATCCGGACGATCCGGAAACCGTCGACCACGCGATCACCTTCGCGGTCGCCTACGGACTCGGCGCGCCGTTGCTCGTCTCCTACATCGTCATCGCCGGCGCGCTGCAGGGAGCGGGCGAAACCACGATTCCGTTCCTGGCACGGGTGAGCGGTCTCTTTCTGTTCTATCTCTGCTTTTCCTACATCGCCGCGATCGAACTGGGCCTCGGTGCGGTCGGCGTCGCCATCGGGATCGTCTGCTACTTCGGCTGGTCGCTGGGCGTCGTCGCCGTCGGGTTCCGGTACAGCGACTGGGCCGGAAAAGCGGCCAGAATGATGGCCGAACGCGGCAGCGCGGGCGACTGACCGAGATGGGGACCGGTAGGTGGATCGAGATCCGCCCGCACTCGGTGATTCGGATCGGTTCGCCCGGTGGGGAAAGGTTTTCGACCGGGCCCCCCTAACGATGGGCCGTGCGCGTCGAAATCCGACCGCGAACGGCGGTCGCGCTCCTGTTTGCGGTGCTCTTGCTGACACTTGCCGGTTCGATCGCCGGATCGGAGATCAGCAGCGACGGCGGCTCGCAGGCGACGATCCAGACCGAAACCTTAGACGACGGAGCGGAGCTGTGGCCCTACACCAGTCGGGCGGAGACGACGAGCCAGCGAACGCTCGCGCTCAACGTCCTCATCTACGGCGACGCTGACGCGACCGAGCGCTTCCTGCGCGAACAGACGGTCGGCGAGTGGGAGGAACTCGACGAAGACGAGATGGACATAGACCCGGATGAAGAACGCGTCGGCGGCGGAGACAACGAGTCGACGATCGCCTGGGGGAGCGCCGACGGGGCGATCCGGTACACCTACGTCGATCCCCCGAACGGTGAGCCACAGTGGCTCGACGAATCCTATCAGCTCAAAGACGGTACCTACCTGGGTGACCGACACCACATTAGAGCCTACACCGACCCAGAAGAGAACAACTGGACGGCCATTCAGGCTCACCGCGAACACTGGGACTGGTTCCACCTGCGCCACACCGTCCACAGCATCGAAGAGTCCCAGTCCTACGTCGAATCCGAGTTCCTGGACAGCTGGTACGTCGACCAGCTGAGTCGGGAGTGGGTCGGAAACGACCGTAGCTCCGACTCCGACGGCTGGATGACCGTCGTCCACCTGCGTGACGGACTCATCCCGGCGCTCTTGGGCGCACTGCTCGTCGGCTCGCTCGGCTTGCCATCCTGGCAGCGACAGCACCAGGTTCGCGACGTCTGGAACGACGACAACGTCCAGATGACCGTCCGCGCCCTCCTCGTCGCGACCGTTATCATCGCGTTCTTCTCGTTCGTACGGGTCGGTGCGGTCGAAGCCGAACTCTACTTCGCCGACGCCAACCCGAAAACGATCGCCGCCTTCTTCTACCCGCTTCTGGTCCTCGGGTTACCCATCGTCACCTACCTGGGCGCTCGTCAACTGGAGGGCACGCCAGCGTTCACGGCGGCGGCGCTCGGCTTCGTCGTCGCGATGTTCTTCGACTACACGCACGTCGGCGTCACCTCCCTCCCGCTACACACGTTCATCCACCGAATCACGCTCGCCGCCGCCCTCGGGTTCATCGCCGCCGGTGCGTCCCAGACCGCACGCTCGCCGGACGTCGAGCCCGGCCACGTCCGAACCGGCGTCCTGCTCTGGGTAGTCGCCGTCAGCGTGCCACTCTTGCAGTTCCTGTGAACCGAACGGTTTCGCACATTCGACAGGGTGCTCGCATTCGAACGTGGACGATCCAACCCGCTACCCGTATCCCGACCGGAGGAGATGGACTAGTCCGGACTTTCGTAGGGTCGCTCCCAGGTCGGCGTAATCTGTGCGTAGAGGACGACGCCGGTGAACAACACGACGTACAACAACCAGGTCGGCTGATCGAGCCGATTGAATATCGCCGTCGCGCCGAAGATCCACACGAGCAACAGCGAAGCGTCGACGACGATGCGGCCGCCGTTGTGACGCAGGTACGACTCCAATCGTCGAGCGCGCGAGTCGATGACCGGTTGGTCTGCGTCCATGGGAGAATCGTGGGATCGAATCGATAAAGGCGTATCGGGGCGGGCGGTTCGATTCGGACGCCGAACCGATCTATCGCTCGTCGATCGGGACGTAGTCGCGATCGTCGGGACCGACGTAGCGACCCCGCGGGCGGATGAGGCGGTTATCGGCCTGGTACTCCAGGACGTGCGCCGTCCAGCCGGCCGCCCGGCTCATCGCGAAGATCGGCGTGTACATGTCGATCGGAATGCCGAGCTGGTAGTAGACCGAGCCGGAGTAGAAGTCCACGTTCGGCGCGATCCCCTTCTCGACGAGGCCTTTCTCCTCGGTGAGGTAGTCCTCGATCGTCGTCGTGATCTCGTACCAGGTGTCGTCGCCCGACGCGGCGAGTTCCTCGCTGCGGGCCTGGAGGATTTTCGCGCGTGGATCCTTGACGTTGTAGACGCGGTGACCGAAGCCGGGGATGCGCCGCCCTTCCTCGGTCGCCTGCTCGACCCACGCCAGCGGATCCCGGTCGCTCTCGTCGATCTCGAAGAGAACCTCCATCACGTCCTGATTCGCGCCGCCGTGAAGCGGACCGGAGAGGGCGCCGATGCCGGCCGTAACCGACGCGTAGAGGTCGGCCATCGTCGAGCCGACGACCATCGCCGTGAACGTCGAAGCGTTGAGACCGTGGTCGGCATGTAAGATGAGCGACTGATCGAACGTCTCCGCGGCGATCTCGTCGGGGCGCTCGCCGGTGAGCATGTAGAGGAAGTTGGCCGCGAGACCCAGGTCGGGATCTGGGTCGATCGGTTCTTCGCCCTGGCGAACGCGATCGTATGCCGCCAGGATGGTAGGGATCTTCGCGGTGATGCGTCGAGCCTTCCGGCGAGCGGCTTCGTGGTCCTGGGCGGCCGCGTCGGCGTCGGGATCCGTCGACGAGAGCATCGAGACGGCAGTGCGCATGGCCGCCATCGGCCGTTCGTCGGAGTCGGCCAGGCGCCGGACCGTCTCGACGATCGACTCGTCGACGACGCGCTCTGCGGTCATCGCCTCCGTGAACGAATCCAGTTGCGAACGCGTGGGGAGATCGCCGTGCCAGAGCAAGTAGACGACCTCTTCGTAGCTGGCGTGTCGCGCGAGGTCTTCGATGTCGTACCCGAGGTAGATCAATCGGCCGGCGTCGCCGTCGATCGAGCTCAGCTCGGATTCCGCGGCGAGTACACCCTCTAGCCCTTTGATGAGCTCGTCAGCCATACCCTTGACTTTCGGTCGGTAGTGGAAAAGGGTTGCCGTTCGCCAGGCGGAGACGACCGGGATCGGTGGCGTTCGCGTCGGGAGGCCGCCGCGATTGATGGGTGCTCACCCGACCGGAGACGCCGGCACGCCGGCGACCGTCGTCTCGGCCGGCACGTCCGACGTGACGACGCTTCCGGCACCGATGGTCGCCTCGCGTCCGACTCGAACGTCGCCGAGCACCGTCGCGTTCGCCCCGATCGTCACCCCCGATTCGATCGTCGGGTGACGCTTCACTCGCTCGTTTACGTCCCCGCCGAGTGTCACGCCGTGGTAGAGGTGGACGTCGTCGGCGACGACGGCTGTCTCGCCGATGACGACGCCCATTCCGTGATCGATCGTCACCCGACGCCCGAGATCGGCGGCGGGGTGGATCTCGACGCCCGTGACGGCCCGAGCGGCCGTCGCGAGGAGTCGAGCACTGAGACAGTTTCCGCGGGTCCACCGCTCGTGAGCCAGGCGATGGCTCCAGACGGCGTGCAACCCGGGATACGTGAGCG
This region includes:
- a CDS encoding ABC transporter substrate-binding protein — its product is MRSHSRRSYLRAVGASGAIGMSAMAGCIGFGDDDELEGVDELQFIIPTSGANPDRNEIGHLIAENMEEVGFDVDVEELPFDPHVDQLFGDRDYDISLLGWGGTPERIDPHIFLMDMHHSDFTDPGGRNTPGYENPEYDEIAEAQAQETDQEARQELVFEAQEILAEDQPRCYIANEGGDHPWNTETLESVNATLGEGLNGFWNFMDAQPADGVDQVTFGYSADIISLNPMQDMATPDRQFIRLIYDQLYRFDDVGDPMPWIATDEPEISDDGTEFTVEIRDDHEFHDGEPVTPEDVVFSYELFGEYSPTYSVYLDPIEEMEIDGQEVTFYLSEPDATFERNALAQIYVFPEHVWGDVDDPTEYTDDEYVGSGPYEFVDWEREVELQLDRYDDHFQPPNIGRLIRVPGDEATIMDEIETGDLDMAGQDPTVTQLERLRDADHVDLASFDAVGHAKLSYNMRRDHMDDVHIRRAISYCVPKEDFVETIRGGMGTVTHSPISPAVETWHNPDVREYTEDLDAARDELEEGGYL
- a CDS encoding Rieske (2Fe-2S) protein, producing the protein MATDSSETGDDRYVPVADAVELEAEGRKLVTPEGTAIALFHHEGEVRAVDNRCPHMGFPLSDGTVEDGILTCHWHHARFELSCGDTFDPWADDVRTYPVLVRDGTVHVDPDPPLERPPADHWADRLESGMEENLRLVVAKSTIGLTDAGVDPREPIASTLAFGTTYRETGWSSGLTILGCMANLLETLDPEDRKRALFTGVRHVASDCAGEAPHFDQPSFSTSEPSLDRLRSWFRDCIEVRDVDGAERCLRTAVAAGYDDAALADLVFTAATDHPYLSTGHTLDFANKAFESLDAVGWPDGGRGTEPGATAAGDGLVADTLASLVEPLATATRSDETSSWRRPVDLVELLADVYGEDVMDTAGVEALMADGDGEAWSQPDDFHEALLGDDPERIVDALATAIGEGADAEALAAAVARAAATRVARFATANEFSDWNTVHHTFTYANAVHRATRRTDAVGLYRGVFDAAMSVYLDRFLNAPPAPIPEPGDNETGRDPETIRADLLDTFDEEGAVNEAGRLVAEHVDCGGDVTDLKRTLGHGLLREDAGFHTLQNVEAAFAQHDLAETEGDRRLPLIATARYVAAHTPTRREAEQTFSIATRLNRGERIHEA
- the ilvA gene encoding threonine ammonia-lyase — its product is MLDLETVEAARDRVAQTARETPLEYSHTYSAMTGAEVHLKLENFQRTGAFKIRGATNRIATLSEAEKARGVVAASAGNHAQGVALAATRVGVDSTIVMPEHAPTAKVKATRNYGAEVVLFGPNYDAAAEKAHEIEREQDRTYVHAFDDEAVMAGQGTIGLEIVEACPDVDTVVVPIGGGGLISGIAAAVKGIDPDVRVVGVQAEGASSAAPSLQKGERVTIDGVETIADGIATRSIGERTFAHIREYVDEVVTVSDAEIAVTMVYLLERSKTLVEGAGAVGLAATIFERFEYADDEVIVPLLSGGNVDMNTLTTVIMRGLVEMGRYLKIRTVLKDRPGSLEELLAIASSHGANIYSIHHDRTSRDIELSDAEVELDLEVRGHEHAEELMADIRRAGYTVAQVA
- a CDS encoding gamma-glutamylcyclotransferase family protein, with the translated sequence MTPERSPAGDPIVFVYGTLTDPDRAAAVVGPGRYEFRGSAALSGLDRVDGEYPTLVPGGSTDGRLLAVDETGLGALDAYEGVDRGLYVRVPVTADHPSVASDAVWCYVGDPGRLDAPGTWPGSGSFEDRVRTHVGPSRVHVTDKSG
- a CDS encoding MATE family efflux transporter; protein product: MRNVGVRSRTLAVWWRVLRLAWPIMAEQTTRTLMRTVDILVTAAFSPAAIAAIGLADLYARLPLRIGLGLGGGAIALSSQDTGAGATRTRDEAITQAIAIGALAGIPFVILGFLLSDVAIEILGAESDVVRYGSLYLMIIMATAPARHVGLIAARALQGTGDTVTPMVVNVIANLANVSGSVVLGLGLLGAPRLEIVGVGIATAVANVFTAVVLIVVIASPYRQGSFVRPTDGVITKQLVAVSTPRVAEGLVATAIEFPFNALLLALGTEVNAGYQVGRRVYQQITSPLGRGYNVAASIVIGQSLGAGEPAKARFEGWAIAGLGLATVGVIGLALAWFAPEFVAIFDPDDPETVDHAITFAVAYGLGAPLLVSYIVIAGALQGAGETTIPFLARVSGLFLFYLCFSYIAAIELGLGAVGVAIGIVCYFGWSLGVVAVGFRYSDWAGKAARMMAERGSAGD
- the citZ gene encoding citrate synthase; protein product: MADELIKGLEGVLAAESELSSIDGDAGRLIYLGYDIEDLARHASYEEVVYLLWHGDLPTRSQLDSFTEAMTAERVVDESIVETVRRLADSDERPMAAMRTAVSMLSSTDPDADAAAQDHEAARRKARRITAKIPTILAAYDRVRQGEEPIDPDPDLGLAANFLYMLTGERPDEIAAETFDQSLILHADHGLNASTFTAMVVGSTMADLYASVTAGIGALSGPLHGGANQDVMEVLFEIDESDRDPLAWVEQATEEGRRIPGFGHRVYNVKDPRAKILQARSEELAASGDDTWYEITTTIEDYLTEEKGLVEKGIAPNVDFYSGSVYYQLGIPIDMYTPIFAMSRAAGWTAHVLEYQADNRLIRPRGRYVGPDDRDYVPIDER
- the cysE gene encoding serine O-acetyltransferase yields the protein MEPGRQEPRRRGNGPAGTEPSRTLSAFVVVAPQMLSAVREDVSAMCERDPAATDPLTVALTYPGLHAVWSHRLAHERWTRGNCLSARLLATAARAVTGVEIHPAADLGRRVTIDHGMGVVIGETAVVADDVHLYHGVTLGGDVNERVKRHPTIESGVTIGANATVLGDVRVGREATIGAGSVVTSDVPAETTVAGVPASPVG